The following coding sequences lie in one Agrobacterium vitis genomic window:
- a CDS encoding helix-turn-helix domain-containing protein, with protein MAKSETKAAKAAKAILAQDPHAVREPRANNLEMAIGHEVRTFRKKLGITVADLATATGMSVGMLSKIENGNISASLGTLQSLSKALGVPMTAFFKGYEEPRSASFVKAGEGVHLERRGTRAGHHYSLLGHIENNTSGVVVEPYLITLNTESDVFPTFQHEGMEFLYMLEGEVVYRHGESLYRMQPGDSLFFDADAPHGPEELVTLPARYLSIISYPHQK; from the coding sequence ATGGCCAAGAGTGAGACGAAGGCAGCAAAGGCGGCCAAGGCAATATTGGCGCAAGACCCCCATGCTGTGCGCGAACCACGGGCCAATAATCTGGAAATGGCCATTGGCCATGAGGTGCGCACGTTTCGCAAAAAACTCGGCATCACGGTAGCCGATCTGGCAACGGCCACGGGCATGTCTGTCGGCATGTTGTCCAAGATTGAAAACGGCAATATTTCTGCATCGCTCGGGACGTTGCAATCGCTCTCCAAGGCGCTGGGCGTGCCGATGACTGCCTTTTTCAAAGGTTATGAAGAGCCGCGTAGTGCAAGCTTCGTCAAGGCAGGTGAAGGCGTGCATCTGGAGCGGCGAGGCACCCGTGCTGGTCATCATTACAGCTTGCTGGGCCACATCGAAAACAACACCTCCGGCGTGGTGGTGGAGCCTTACTTGATCACGCTCAACACCGAATCCGATGTGTTTCCCACCTTTCAGCACGAGGGCATGGAGTTTCTCTATATGCTGGAGGGAGAGGTGGTCTATCGCCATGGCGAAAGCCTCTATCGGATGCAGCCCGGAGACAGCCTGTTTTTTGATGCCGATGCCCCACATGGCCCTGAAGAACTGGTGACACTGCCTGCTCGTTATCTCTCGATCATTTCCTATCCGCATCAAAAATAA